A genomic region of Ignavibacteria bacterium contains the following coding sequences:
- a CDS encoding GNAT family N-acetyltransferase encodes MIEVIKCENIDTDIEWLEFLRNQYNIFFDSKFLSYNDKFGKNINWHHLKFKDKETNKILAIMIGCEKETNEQKVYLSSDGVSFGGFLWKKRGDVIEYLKIIDSYKVYLKKNNFQKAALRCFPFLYNQIPNEENEYALIHEGFNISFYAITNIIDLDEFEFKNISDSKKRSINKSKAKIKINLIENIENDKSYSEYYNVLLNDRDLKDVVPTHNKEELLFLKHQFPEQIKFFSAEIEGKITGICILFCINPRVILNFYLAQDEQYKEYGVAEYILYESIQWAKNNSFRYYDIGTSNIGNKLSEGLFAFKKRFLANGYLRKTFEINL; translated from the coding sequence ATGATTGAAGTTATTAAATGTGAAAATATCGACACAGATATCGAATGGCTCGAGTTTCTGAGAAATCAGTATAATATTTTTTTTGATTCGAAGTTTCTATCTTATAATGACAAATTCGGAAAAAACATAAACTGGCATCATTTAAAATTCAAAGATAAAGAAACTAATAAAATTCTTGCAATTATGATTGGCTGTGAGAAAGAAACAAACGAACAAAAAGTTTATTTATCTTCTGATGGTGTAAGCTTTGGTGGATTTCTCTGGAAAAAAAGAGGTGATGTTATCGAATATCTTAAAATAATTGATTCGTATAAAGTATATCTGAAAAAAAATAATTTCCAAAAGGCTGCATTAAGATGCTTCCCTTTTTTGTATAATCAGATTCCAAATGAAGAAAATGAATATGCTTTGATACATGAAGGATTTAATATTTCATTTTATGCGATAACAAATATTATTGACCTTGATGAGTTTGAATTTAAAAATATTTCGGATTCTAAAAAACGCTCTATTAATAAATCAAAAGCAAAAATAAAAATTAATCTGATAGAAAATATTGAAAACGATAAATCATATTCAGAATATTACAATGTTCTTTTAAATGACCGTGATTTAAAAGATGTGGTTCCGACTCACAATAAGGAAGAATTGCTTTTTTTAAAGCATCAATTTCCGGAGCAGATAAAATTCTTTTCTGCAGAAATTGAAGGTAAAATTACCGGTATTTGCATTTTGTTTTGCATTAATCCGCGTGTGATTTTGAATTTTTACCTTGCACAGGATGAACAATATAAAGAATACGGTGTAGCAGAATATATTTTGTACGAATCAATTCAATGGGCAAAAAATAATAGCTTCAGATATTATGACATCGGAACATCAAACATAGGTAATAAACTGTCAGAGGGCTTGTTTGCATTTAAAAAAAGATTTCTTGCAAATGGGTATTTAAGAAAAACATTTGAGATAAACTTATAA
- a CDS encoding glycosyltransferase family 39 protein, translated as MKSYYDSLISFLNRDRNKFLIFFALCVFLLIVKLPSLIATDIQPWDEGMYASRVLSIHTFGDFINQSEHSVGEFYSASHPPLLIWIGFLATKIFGASALVFKLIPFLFALGCLFLIINLSQKLFDLKTGILAALIFSSTIIFNVFAKRFQFDIPYTFFILLSFYLVVLFIESGKRKYIIYSGISFGLCLMTKILVGVFIPIVLFASWIVLQNKINLKLKDILLLTAIGVLIALPWHYYMISKYGSEFLQYFIGFHIMSRAFEGVEQNTKGSGYLYHVNYFFNILSFGILIFISMIKDLLSYKQLSWQKIFVWVWFITGLLIITLFKTKLEVYILFILTPGAVLLAHFILNYDFASRKINAFILFALIFNLVWFFTETNRTSLKQYFTSSDKLFILLIFFISVILIGWICYFLSDKLNIKKYLLYYAVFFFFANNIYFMLNVPRWDNTYAITPVYNKIFPDANELNTNFKNLIYISNNYTANPQFTFYFKGDDLGWDTHKYDYRLLDAKYGTEFIKNDLKDMNEKTYVIIQRDGINRNDSVDSKAVIPENFKFILSSPGYELYSNIND; from the coding sequence ATGAAATCTTACTATGATTCATTAATTTCTTTTCTTAACAGAGACAGGAATAAATTTCTCATTTTTTTTGCTCTCTGCGTTTTTCTTTTAATTGTAAAACTTCCTTCATTAATTGCAACTGACATTCAGCCATGGGATGAAGGTATGTACGCATCCCGGGTTCTATCAATTCATACCTTCGGAGATTTTATAAATCAAAGCGAGCATTCAGTCGGTGAGTTTTATTCGGCTTCCCATCCTCCGCTTTTAATCTGGATTGGATTTTTAGCTACAAAAATATTCGGAGCGTCAGCTCTTGTTTTCAAACTTATCCCGTTTCTTTTCGCATTAGGATGCTTATTTCTTATTATTAATCTCTCCCAAAAATTATTTGATTTAAAAACCGGCATTTTAGCTGCGTTAATTTTTTCTTCTACGATAATTTTCAATGTATTTGCAAAAAGATTTCAGTTCGATATTCCGTATACATTTTTTATTTTACTCTCTTTTTATCTCGTTGTTTTATTTATCGAATCGGGGAAAAGAAAATATATCATTTATTCCGGAATATCTTTCGGACTTTGCCTAATGACAAAAATTCTCGTAGGGGTTTTTATTCCGATTGTTCTTTTTGCAAGCTGGATTGTCTTGCAAAATAAAATAAATTTGAAGCTCAAAGATATTTTATTGCTTACTGCAATCGGAGTTCTCATTGCGCTTCCCTGGCATTATTATATGATTTCAAAATACGGTTCTGAATTTTTGCAATATTTTATAGGGTTTCATATTATGAGCCGGGCATTTGAGGGTGTTGAGCAAAATACAAAAGGTTCGGGATATTTATATCACGTAAATTATTTCTTTAACATTTTGTCTTTTGGAATTTTGATTTTCATAAGCATGATTAAAGATTTGCTTTCATACAAACAATTAAGCTGGCAGAAAATATTTGTATGGGTTTGGTTTATTACCGGATTATTAATAATAACTCTTTTCAAAACAAAGCTTGAAGTATATATTTTATTTATTCTTACTCCTGGTGCAGTTCTTTTAGCTCATTTTATTTTAAATTATGATTTTGCAAGTAGAAAAATTAATGCTTTCATATTATTCGCTCTAATATTTAATCTGGTTTGGTTTTTTACCGAAACTAACCGCACTTCATTAAAGCAATATTTCACTTCTTCAGATAAATTATTTATACTTCTAATCTTTTTTATATCAGTTATCTTGATAGGATGGATTTGTTATTTTCTTTCAGACAAGCTTAACATTAAAAAGTATCTGCTTTATTATGCGGTATTTTTTTTCTTTGCAAATAATATTTACTTTATGCTGAATGTACCGCGCTGGGATAATACATATGCAATTACTCCGGTATATAATAAAATTTTTCCTGATGCGAATGAGTTAAATACAAATTTTAAAAACCTGATATATATAAGTAATAATTATACGGCTAATCCGCAATTTACTTTTTATTTCAAAGGTGACGACCTTGGCTGGGATACCCATAAATATGACTATAGATTGCTCGATGCAAAATACGGCACTGAGTTCATAAAAAATGATTTGAAAGATATGAATGAGAAAACTTATGTAATTATTCAAAGAGACGGAATAAACAGAAATGACTCGGTTGATTCAAAAGCGGTTATTCCTGAAAACTTTAAGTTTATTCTTTCATCACCGGGTTACGAATTATATTCTAACATAAATGATTGA
- a CDS encoding PorV/PorQ family protein codes for MKKIFLIISLFIFSQTPSFAQNDGAGNTGLSFLKLGVGAQSISMGEAYSSLTEDATSVYYNPARLFYGSKTNVYLTHNQSLLDFTNDFIAFKTSGEKFAFGIGVQRAAVNDIEIRTIPGGPVDKFNSENLAVGVSLAYMFSPGLSIGVTPKFLYEKIYVDDAAGLAFDIGTNYTKNDFSASFVIANLGSINELRHASTKLPSSVRLGASYKLTKNDFAFRFGVDGYKVLDGGKMHLHGGGEAAYKDMFFLRAGYQTNYENKSLTAGIGFKYKAFTLDYAFVPYKYEFSNSNTFSLGLNF; via the coding sequence ATGAAAAAGATTTTTTTAATTATTTCCCTCTTTATATTTTCGCAGACACCCTCCTTTGCTCAGAATGACGGAGCGGGAAACACGGGTTTATCCTTTTTAAAATTAGGCGTAGGCGCGCAGTCAATTTCTATGGGTGAAGCATATTCATCACTTACAGAAGATGCAACGAGTGTTTATTACAATCCCGCAAGATTATTTTACGGAAGCAAAACAAATGTTTATCTTACTCATAATCAATCACTGCTTGATTTCACAAATGATTTCATCGCCTTTAAGACTTCAGGCGAAAAGTTTGCGTTCGGCATAGGCGTTCAAAGAGCTGCCGTAAATGATATTGAAATAAGAACTATTCCGGGTGGACCGGTAGATAAATTTAATTCCGAAAATTTAGCTGTAGGAGTTTCACTTGCATATATGTTCAGTCCCGGTTTGTCAATCGGTGTTACTCCGAAGTTTCTTTATGAAAAAATTTATGTTGACGATGCTGCAGGATTGGCTTTCGATATCGGAACTAACTACACAAAAAATGATTTCAGCGCGTCATTTGTTATTGCAAACCTTGGCTCGATAAATGAACTTAGACATGCTTCGACAAAACTTCCTTCATCAGTTCGTCTCGGAGCAAGCTATAAATTAACAAAAAATGATTTTGCGTTTAGATTCGGTGTTGATGGTTACAAAGTTCTTGACGGAGGCAAGATGCACTTGCATGGCGGCGGCGAAGCCGCATATAAAGATATGTTCTTCCTTCGCGCAGGTTATCAGACTAACTATGAAAACAAAAGCTTAACAGCCGGTATTGGTTTCAAGTATAAAGCATTTACATTGGATTATGCTTTTGTGCCTTACAAATATGAGTTTAGTAACAGTAATACGTTTTCTTTAGGACTTAACTTCTGA